The Actinocorallia herbida DNA window GCGTTCGTCGGCAGTGCGATCGTGGGCGCGGTGCAGGGGAGTCCGTTCCTCGTCCTGGTCCTCGGCGTCGTGACGGCGGTGCTCGCCGTGTTCGTGTACGCCCGTGTGGTGCGGTGGTCCGAGCGACGCGCGCCGGTGGAGGTCGCACCGCAGGGCGCCGCTCGCGCCATCGGCCGGGGCGCGCTGATCGGGGTCGGCATGTTCGCGGCCGTCATCGTGAACATCGCCTTCATCGGCGGCTACCGGGTCGACGGCCTGGGCTCCGTGGCGGGCGCGGCCGCGCTGTTCGGCTTCATGGCCGCCGCCGCGGTGACGGAGGAGCTGATCTTTCGCGGCATCCTGTTCCGGCTCATCGAGGAGCGCACCGGCACGTGGGCGGCGCTGGCGCTGACCGGTCTGCTGTTCGGCCTGTCGCACCTGGCGAATGAGCACGCGAGCCTGTGGGGCGCGATCGCGATCGCGATCGAGGCCGGCGGCATGCTCGCCGCCGCCTACGCCGCCACCCGCACCCTGTGGGTGCCGATCGGCCTGCACTTCGGCTGGAACTTCGCCGCGGCCGGCATCTTCAGCACCGAGGTCTCCGGCAACGGCGACACGGAGGGGCTGCTCAACGGGGTGTCATCAGGCGGCGACCTGCTCACCGGCGGTGCGTTCGGGCCGGAGGCGAGCCCGTACGCGGTCGGGTTCGGCCTGCTGCTGACCATCGTGTTCCTGTGGCTGGCCCGCCGTCGCGGCAACCTGGTCCCGCTCCGGCGCGGCGCCCGGGTCGACGCGCTCGCTAGGCTCGCCGGGTGATCGACCCCCGTCGGATCCCGGATCTGTGGCAGCGGTGCGACGTCACGGTCCGGGATTCCCCGTTCGCGCTGCTGCTGGCCGCCGCGTCGTTCCTGCCCGCGTTCCAGGGCACCGGAACGGAGGTCGGCGAGCTGCCCGCCCGCCCCTTCGACGCGCTGGCCGTCGTGGCGGTCGCGCTCCAGTGCCTCCCGCTCGCCGTGCGCCGCCGGTGGCCCGCCGTCTGCCTCGCCCTGGTGTCGCTCGGTTTCGTCCTCGACCAGCTCCGCGCCTACCACGCGCTGGCGGGCACCGCGCTGCCCATCGCGCTCATCAGCGCCGGCGCCCATCTGGAGCATCACCGGCGCGGCACCGCGATCCTCCTCTCCGCGGCGTACGCGCCGCTGGTGGTCGCGCTCGACCGGCTCGGCGCGGCCGAGAGACCGGAGGGGTACGCGCTGTTCTACCTGGCGCTGGTCGGCGCCTGGGGCATCGGGGCCTGGCTGCGCTCCACCCGGGCCACCGAGGCCGAACGCCGCCGCCACATCGCCGAGGCCACCCGTGCCGCCGAACGCACCCGCATCGCCCGCGAGCTGCACGACGTGGTGACCCACCACGTGACGGCGATGGTCGTCCAGGCCGAGGCGGCCCGCTATCTGACCGCCGCGCCCGATCGGCTGGACGAGACCCTGAACGCCGTCACCGGCACCGGCCGACGGGCCATCGCCGACCTGCGGCATCTGCTGGACCTGCTCGACCCCGGCCATGACGCCGCGGTCCGGACGCCGTCCGTCGGCGAGCTTCGCACGCTGGTGGAGCAGACGCGCCAGGCCGGGCAGCCGGTGGAGTTCACCCAGGAGGGCAGGCCCGCCGAATCTGCGGGCAGCGCCGAGTTCGTGGCCCATAGGGTCGTGCAGGAATCCCTGACGAACGCCCTCAAGTACGCCTATGGCAGCCGTACCGCGGTCCTCGTGCGCTACGGCGAGAAGGAGATCCTCGTGGAGGTCAGCACCGACGGCTCCGGCTCGCGGGCCGGTTCGTCCGGTTCGTCCGTTGGGAGCGGGCGGGGCCTCGCCGGGCTCCGCGCGCGGGTCGGCACCCTGGGCGGCGAGTTCAGCGCCGACCGGCACGCGGGCGGCGGGTTCCTCGTGCGGGCTCGCATCCCGGCGGGGAGCCCGTCGTGAGCGCGCCGGTCCGGGTCCTGGTCTGCGACGACCAGGCGCTGATCCGCACCGGGTTCGCCACGATCATCGGTGCGCAGCCCGACCTCGAGGTGGTCGGCGAGTGCGGGGACGGTCGTGCCGCGGTCGACCTCGCCCGCCGGCTGGATCCGGACATCGTGGTGATGGACGTGCGCATGCCGGTGCTCGACGGCATCGGGGCGACCCGCCTGCTGGCCGGCGCAGGAGTGCAGCGCCCCGTCAAAGTGCTCGTGGTGACGACCTTCAACCTGGACGAGTACGTGTACGAGGCGCTGCGTGCGGGGGCGAGCGGTTTCCTGCTCAAGGACGCCCCGCCCGCGCAGCTGCTGCACGGCATCCGCACCGTCGCGGCGGGCGCCGCGCTCCTGGCCCCCGAGGTGACACGGAAGCTCGTCGGCAGGTACGCGGCGCGGATCCGTCCCGCCGAGGACACGCCGGACGGCATCCCGCTGACCCCGCGCGAACTCGAGGTGCTGCGCCTCATCGCCGACGGCCTGTCCAACAGCGAGATCGCCGCCACCCTGGTGCTCAGCCACGAGACCGTCAAAACGTACGTGTCGCGCATCCTCACCAAGCTCGACCTGCGTGACCGCGTGCAAGCGGTCGTCTACGCCTACCGCCGGGGCCTGGCGACCTGAGCCGCACGGCGCGGGCGCCGCCGCGATGGGCCGCCGACGAGCCGGTGGACGGCGAGCGCGGGGCCGTCTTGCCGACGCGTCCGTCGCCGCGTTCGCGGGCCGGATCGGACGGATCACCTCGCGCTCTCCGATAGCGTGGCCGTTCAGCGCGAGGGCTCGGGCCGGTGGCCGATGAGCCCGAAGGAGGGCGACGTGTCCGCTGTGACCCGCCTGGTCACCCATGTCGAGCTGGACGAGAGCGCCACCGACGCCCGGCGGTTGTCGGTCGACGCTCGGCTGGAGGCCGTTCTCGAGGACGGCCGCAGCCTGGTGCTGCTCGACGACCGCGGGTGGAGCTCATCGGGCCCGCCGGAAGCCCTGTCGCAGATCCCGGTCGAGGACATCGAGCTGGACGCACGGACGGTGGTCGGCCCGGACGAGCCGTACGACGGTACGACCTACGCGCAGATGGCGGCCGACCACTGGAACCACCTCGCCCGTGTCCTTCAGCGACAGGGTGTGCCCGTGGAGGGGCGGGAGCTGGAACGGCTCCCGCACGACGTCGTGCTCGGCGAACGCCTGCGGGCCTGGACCCGGGACCGCTGAGCGCCGTCCCTCGGGCCCGAGTGCGGGGCCGCCGTCGGCGGACCTGCCATGGCGCAGGGCGTCAGCCCTCGAGAAGGGCGGGGCCGGCCCGGCACCGGCCCCGTTCTTCTTCGCGATGATCGTCCTCGGTCTCAGGGACAGGCGCCCCTCGTCCGCAGGACAGGTACCCCCTCGTTCTCGGGACGAGAACGGGACCGGCCGCTCTCGTCAGCGGGGGAACGGTTCTTTAGCGTTGGCCGTGCCCGGGAACCCGGTCCGAACCCACGCGAAGGCCCGATGCATGAGCGAATCGATGAGACCGGCCCGGGTGCCGAGGGCGGGGTTCGCGGCGGCGATCCTGCTGCTCACGACCGCGTCCTGCACCGTGTCCTTGCCCGCCGAGCCGGTCCGGCCCGCCCCCGGCACGGCCGAACCCACCGCGTCTGCGGGTGCCTCGGACACGCCCGGGGACATCCTTCCCTCCGCGAGCGGCTCCGATGGCGGGAGCGCGCTCTACCTCGTCGGCGCGGTGAACTACGAGGCTCCCGACTCCGCGCTGGCCGTCACCTGCACGGTCACCCAGAACGGGATCTCCATGACCGGCACCGCGCAGGCCCCGGACACGACCTACACACTGAAGATCGACCTCGTGAACGAGGCGGTCACCGTGCTCCTGCGGGTCTCGGCCCCGAGCGGCGTCTCCTCCTTCACCGCCACCGGACTGGACGGCCAGGAGGAACTCGCCGTCGTCAACGCCAAGGACAAGGTCGCCGGACTCTTCGGCGAACTCCAGGGCACGAACGGAACCTCCGGCACCGTCAAGGTGGGCGGCGGCCTGGTCTGCCCCTGACCTCGCGAGGGCCGAGGCGAGGTCGGCAGCGGCCACCACCGGCTTCACCGCCGCCGTCACCGCCGCCATCGTCGACCTCCGGCAGGCCCCACACCACCCGCTGACCTCCGCCGAGCCCGCGCCGCGAACGAGTGGGCGCGCCCGCGGGCGCTCAGGGCGCATCGTCTCGTTCACCTCCGACGCGGGCGAGGCGGCCGGGGGATCTGTAGGTGTAGTCGGTGCTCGGTGCCGAGGTCAGGGCGTCGGTGATCAGGTGGTGGTCCGGGGAGAGGGAGCAGGCCGGGTCGGTGCGCGAGGCGTCGCCGGTGAGCGCGAGGGCCTGGCAGCGGCAGCCGCCGAAGTCGGTTTCGCGCTGCGGGCAGGTCCGGCAGGGGGACGGCATCCAGGCGGTGCCGCGGTAGGCGTTGAAGATCTCGGAGTGGCGCCAGATCCAGTCCAGGGAGTGGTCCCGGACGTTCGGGGGCTTCGGCTCGGGGAGGGCGTAGGCGGCGGGGCAGGGGAGGGCCTTGCCGTCGGGGGCGACGGTGAGGGATCGCGAACCCCATCCGCCCATGCAGGGTTTCGGGGTGCCCTCGAAGTAGTCGGGCAGCACCCAGAAGATCTCCAGGCGGCCGCGGAGTTCTTCCGCCCGTCGCCGGACGATCTCCTGGGCGCGGGTGAGCTGGGCGCGGTCGGGCAGGAGGGCCGCGCGGTTGCGCAGCGCCCAGCCGTAGAACTGGGTGTTGGCCAGTTCGATCCGCTCGGCTCCCCAGGCGACGGCGAGGTCGATGAGTTCGGCGACGTGGTCGAGGTTGCGCCGGTGCAGCACCACGTTGAGGCCGAACGGCAGCCCGGACGCGCGGATGACCGCCGCGGCCTCGACCTTGGCGTCGAACGAGCGGGTTCCGGCGATCAGGTCCGATCCGGCCCGCGCGGCGTCCTGGACCGACAGCTGGACGCTCTCGACGCCGTTCGCGGCCAGCGCGTCCAACCGCGCGGAGGTGAGGCCGAGACCGCTCGTCACCAGCTGGGTGTAGACGCCCGCGTCGCGCGCGGCGGCGGCGATCTCTTCGAGGTCGGGGCGCAGCAACGGCTCGCCACCCGAGAGGTGGGCCTGGACGACGCCGAGCGCCGCGGCCTCCCGGAACACCCGTCCCCATTCCTCGGCGCGCAGTTCGGCGCCGCGCCGGACGAGCTCGAGCGGGTTGGAACAGTAGGGGCAGTGCAGCGGGCAGGCGTGGGTGAGCTCGGCGAGCAGGGCCCACGGCGGGTTCAGATCAGCCATCCCTGCTCCCGCATCCGGTCCAGGAAGGCCGTCGTCTCGGCTTCGACGGGTTCGCCCGGGAAGTCCCGGACCAGTTCCGCGACGATCTCGGCCGTCGTGCGCCGCCCGTCGCAGAGCCGGAGGATCGTGCCGCCGGCGCCGGTGAGCCGGACCGCGCGCTCGGGCATGAGCAGGAGATCGGTGTCGCGCACCTTGTCGTGGTGCAGGCGCACCGAGCGGGCCAGGGCGGGGCGGTGGTCAGCGAGCATGGTCCACCGCGTCCAGGAGCGACCAGAGCACGTCGCATTTGAAGGTGAAGGCGGCGACGGCCCTGCGGTGGTCGTCCTCCGTCTCGGTCCACAGGTGGACGAGGTCCACCGCTTCCCTCGAGTCGCGGCGCCCTTGGCCGACGCGGCCCTGGAAGTAGCGGAGTCCTTCCGGCTCGATCCACGGGTAGTGCCGTTCCCAGGCGGCGATGCGGGTGACCATCAGGTCGGGCGCGAACAGCTCGGTGAGAGAGGAGGCGACGGCCTCCAGCGGGCTCTTGTCCCGGCAGAAGGACACGTAGGCGCCCACGGCGAACCTGACGCCGGGGAGCACTCCCTCTCCGGACAGGAGTTCGGCACGGTGCAGGCCCACGGCTTCGCCCAGGCGGAGCCAGCGCTCGAGGCCGCCGGGGTCGGCGCCGGTGCCGTCGTGGTCGTGGATGCGCCGGATCCAGCCGCGGCGGTGCGCCGGGTCCTGGAGTTTGGCGAGGATGTGGGCGTCCTTGATGGGGATGTGCCGCTGGTAGTGGAAGCGGTTGAGGACCCAGCACCGCAGCTGCGCGGGCGTCAGGAGCCCGTCGTGCATGCGCAGGTTGAACGGGTGCCGGT harbors:
- the pqqD gene encoding pyrroloquinoline quinone biosynthesis peptide chaperone PqqD gives rise to the protein MLADHRPALARSVRLHHDKVRDTDLLLMPERAVRLTGAGGTILRLCDGRRTTAEIVAELVRDFPGEPVEAETTAFLDRMREQGWLI
- a CDS encoding sensor histidine kinase, with the translated sequence MIDPRRIPDLWQRCDVTVRDSPFALLLAAASFLPAFQGTGTEVGELPARPFDALAVVAVALQCLPLAVRRRWPAVCLALVSLGFVLDQLRAYHALAGTALPIALISAGAHLEHHRRGTAILLSAAYAPLVVALDRLGAAERPEGYALFYLALVGAWGIGAWLRSTRATEAERRRHIAEATRAAERTRIARELHDVVTHHVTAMVVQAEAARYLTAAPDRLDETLNAVTGTGRRAIADLRHLLDLLDPGHDAAVRTPSVGELRTLVEQTRQAGQPVEFTQEGRPAESAGSAEFVAHRVVQESLTNALKYAYGSRTAVLVRYGEKEILVEVSTDGSGSRAGSSGSSVGSGRGLAGLRARVGTLGGEFSADRHAGGGFLVRARIPAGSPS
- the pqqC gene encoding pyrroloquinoline-quinone synthase PqqC; protein product: MNTALAEGTLEQRLHELAAERYHHRHPFNLRMHDGLLTPAQLRCWVLNRFHYQRHIPIKDAHILAKLQDPAHRRGWIRRIHDHDGTGADPGGLERWLRLGEAVGLHRAELLSGEGVLPGVRFAVGAYVSFCRDKSPLEAVASSLTELFAPDLMVTRIAAWERHYPWIEPEGLRYFQGRVGQGRRDSREAVDLVHLWTETEDDHRRAVAAFTFKCDVLWSLLDAVDHAR
- a CDS encoding response regulator produces the protein MSAPVRVLVCDDQALIRTGFATIIGAQPDLEVVGECGDGRAAVDLARRLDPDIVVMDVRMPVLDGIGATRLLAGAGVQRPVKVLVVTTFNLDEYVYEALRAGASGFLLKDAPPAQLLHGIRTVAAGAALLAPEVTRKLVGRYAARIRPAEDTPDGIPLTPRELEVLRLIADGLSNSEIAATLVLSHETVKTYVSRILTKLDLRDRVQAVVYAYRRGLAT
- the pqqE gene encoding pyrroloquinoline quinone biosynthesis protein PqqE; this translates as MADLNPPWALLAELTHACPLHCPYCSNPLELVRRGAELRAEEWGRVFREAAALGVVQAHLSGGEPLLRPDLEEIAAAARDAGVYTQLVTSGLGLTSARLDALAANGVESVQLSVQDAARAGSDLIAGTRSFDAKVEAAAVIRASGLPFGLNVVLHRRNLDHVAELIDLAVAWGAERIELANTQFYGWALRNRAALLPDRAQLTRAQEIVRRRAEELRGRLEIFWVLPDYFEGTPKPCMGGWGSRSLTVAPDGKALPCPAAYALPEPKPPNVRDHSLDWIWRHSEIFNAYRGTAWMPSPCRTCPQRETDFGGCRCQALALTGDASRTDPACSLSPDHHLITDALTSAPSTDYTYRSPGRLARVGGERDDAP
- a CDS encoding CPBP family intramembrane glutamic endopeptidase → MRLLKQLVPVAVVAFVGSAIVGAVQGSPFLVLVLGVVTAVLAVFVYARVVRWSERRAPVEVAPQGAARAIGRGALIGVGMFAAVIVNIAFIGGYRVDGLGSVAGAAALFGFMAAAAVTEELIFRGILFRLIEERTGTWAALALTGLLFGLSHLANEHASLWGAIAIAIEAGGMLAAAYAATRTLWVPIGLHFGWNFAAAGIFSTEVSGNGDTEGLLNGVSSGGDLLTGGAFGPEASPYAVGFGLLLTIVFLWLARRRGNLVPLRRGARVDALARLAG